CCGTTCTGTCGCTGCTGTTCTTCGCTTTGATCATCGCGGACTTCGCAGCCCCGCCCCAGGCCACGTACCGGACGTATTTCGACGAAGCCACCCTCATCATCTGGTTGCTGTTCGTCGTCGAGTACCTGGTGAAGCTCGCCATCGCGCCGAACCGGCCGCGCTACATCCGTCACCGATGGCTCGATCTCTTGGTCTTGCTGTTTCCGGTGCTTCGGCTGTTGAGGGTCCTTAAGCTCGTCTGGATCGGCTTCTCCCTGTTCCGGCTGGGAATCGCCCTTCGGCGCGGGCTCAAGGGGCTGAAGCGGTTTCTGATGGCCAGTCGGTTTGGCTACGTCGCCGGCACCACCGGCGTGGTCGTGCTCACGGCGAGTGCCGCGATGCTGGCCCTCGAACACGACGTCCAGGAGAGCCAAATCCACAGCTTCGGGACCGCCCTCTGGTGGGGCGCTGCCATCGTCACGACCGTCGGATCCGATGTCTTTCCCAAGTCCGTCGGTGGCCGGATCCTGGCGGTGCTCATGATGGGGTACGGCATGGCCGTGTTCGGGTATTTCGTCAGCCATGCCGTCAACCTGCTCCAGATCCAGGTCAACGAGTCCAAGCGCCAGCCAGGGCAAGCGAAGCACCACGGGACAGCGGCGTCAACCGCGGACGAGAAGCCTAAAGGCCCCGAGCCCTAAGGACCGATCGCTTGAAGTGGTAACATGGGCCGTGTCACCACGAACCTCTTACTCGTAACCCGATGAACGAAAAAGGGTTGCCTTCCCCACGGGCGAGGCCATCCCTGATTCAGGCGGGTCGCATGGCGGTCGAATCATGTCAACAACTTACTGGGCCATCGGACAGCGGGTCCGCAGCGAGGCGGAACCCTCGCTCGGACTTGGCATCATTGAAAGCTTCCCCACGTCGCGCAGCATTCAAATCGCCTTTCCAGGAGCCGGCGAACGCCGGATCTACAACCCGGCGAACGCCCCGCTGCGACGCTTCGAGCTCGGCGTCGGCCAATCGGGACAGACGCAGGACGGCCGAACCTTCCGGGTCGAGCGAATCGAAGAGACCGAGGACGGGCTTCTGACCTATCACGGGCAGGGAATCGTGGTGCCCGAGCTGCAACTGGCCGATTCCAGCGCCTCACGCGATCCGCTTCAACGCTTGTTCGCCGCTGACTTCAGTGCGCACGAGGCCTTCGACCTGCGCAAGACGGGCTGGCACCTTCGCTCCGAGGTCCTCCAGCAGCGCTGCCGCGGTCTAACCGGCGCTCGCGTCTCCTT
This genomic window from bacterium contains:
- a CDS encoding ion transporter translates to MANDRDRASEPGAATPPHFAARRRAIRQLNRILDLPMAVLSLLFFALIIADFAAPPQATYRTYFDEATLIIWLLFVVEYLVKLAIAPNRPRYIRHRWLDLLVLLFPVLRLLRVLKLVWIGFSLFRLGIALRRGLKGLKRFLMASRFGYVAGTTGVVVLTASAAMLALEHDVQESQIHSFGTALWWGAAIVTTVGSDVFPKSVGGRILAVLMMGYGMAVFGYFVSHAVNLLQIQVNESKRQPGQAKHHGTAASTADEKPKGPEP